GACTGAGTGCTCAAAGCCGCTCGACTTGCTGAAGAAGAGGATCTTTTTCTTCGGCGTGGCGGCAGGAGCGGCGAAGACGGCGGCGGCGGTCACGACCGCCAGCAGGGCGAGTGGGGCAAAGAGTCTGCGAAGCATGGGAATGAAGTGGGAGTGCGGTTTTACATGGTGCCGGGCGGCTTGGCGATGGAAAAGATCCGGCATTGCCAGGCGGGCGCAGTGCCTCGGATTGCAGATTCAAGGCGCATGGCACGCACGATTTTACGGTCCATTTACCTGACTTCCCGGACGCCCGGGCAAAGGATGGAGCCATGCGAACGCCCTCTTCGCCGCAACCCTGTACTTTCTGTACCTATGTCGCGTTCTTGCTCCTGATGGCCCCTCCTGCATGCCGCCCAGCGGAAAAGGGTGATGCGCTGGCGCAGCAATCCACCAAGACTCCCCCCTCCTCTACCCTGCCTCAAGCGCAACTCCAAGAGAAGCGGAGGTCCTATCGCGACGCTCTGGCGGCTCTTGCCAAAATGCGCGAAGCACTCAGGGACAAATACAGCGCCTCCCAGAATCCCAAGGCGCAAACAGCCGTGCTGCATGAAGCGCGCGAAATCCTCACGCGGGCACTGCTCACCGACATCCTACCCGCATGGGACGGCACCCCGTGGGACTTCAATGGCATCTCAGAAGTGCCGGGAGAAGGCGCCATTGCTTGCGGATATTTCGTCACCACCCCCCTGCGTGATGCGGGACTCAAGCTACCACGCATCAAGCTCGCCCAGCAGCCCTCCCAGACGATCATCAAATCTCTTTGCGTGCAGGATACCATTCGCGTGTACCACGAAAAGCCTCTGGAGACCATCGTTCAGTACCTGAAGGAGCACGGTCCTGGCATCTACATCGTGGGCCTCGACTGCCACACTGGTTTCGTGGTGAACGATGGCAGCCAGATGCGCTTCGTGCATTCCTCCTACTTCCGCCCGCCTCGCGCTGTCATCAATGAGCCACTGGACAGCGACAATCCCCTGCACCGATCCAAGTACCGGATGATAGGGAAACTCTTCGGCGACGACCTTATGCGGAAGTGGCTGAAGCAGGAGGACGTCGTAACGAAGAAGTAGAGGTGGCGTAGGAGAACGGTGTGGTGGCCATCACCGAAGGTGCGCTTGCTTCACAAGCTCACCCCACATCGCACATGAGCGTGCAGTGATTGAGAGAACCCCTGCCGAAGGCCTTGGCCTACGCGCAGCCCAAGGCGGCTGCGCGTCTTGGCATCCGGATCAATCGCGAGCATTTCCCTTCCTGTGGTATCACACCCTCAATATCCATACATGACGGCCGTTCTTCTCACTGGAGTGCGGTAGTAGTAGCTCCGGTGCGCGGGCGCAGTGTAATACATCCTGGGATAGGGCTCAGAGTCCGAATACGCAATGTAGCGGCGGTGCGTGGTGCGTACGGCTACACCATCATCATCGTCATCATCATAGTCCGCGACGTCATCCAGATCATCGTCGTCGTAGACCGTGCAGCTGGTAAGACTGCCGAACATCATCAAGATGCCCAGCATCCAGAGTTTGGTTTTCATTGGGGGGGGGTTGGACGGTTAGGGGTTCCAGCGGATCAGCAGCACGCCTGAGTTCGCCGGACCTTGAATCCAACCTGCATCGGGCAGCCGCCTAGATTGTTTGTTCCATCAGAACCAAATCGTGGCGGTGCCCGGTCATGGATGTCGTTCTCCCCCGGGAATCAGCTCACGGCTTCACCCGCACCGTGAACGCCTTCGCCGGATCAAAGAAGCGAGCCGCAACATCCTTCACCTGCGCCTCGGTAACGCTCTCCAGAATCTCCGGGAGCTTCGCGTGGTGGCGGAAGCCAAAACCATTCAGTTCATCCCAGCCCAGTGCGTCTGCCATGGCTCCATTCCCCTGCTGCTGACGCAGCCAGGAGGACTTCCACGTGGTCTTCGCACGCTGGAACTCGGCACTCTCAAGGCCGCCAGCGGCGAGGTCGGCAATCTGCTTGCGCAGTTCCTCTTCCACGAGGTCGAGCTTCTTCGGATCGCAGCCCACATAGAAGTAGAAGGCTCCGGCGCCCAGCGCATGAAAGGCTTGCGCGCCCACATAGTAGGCCAGGCCCATCTTCTCGCGAATGTGATTGAAGAGACGCGAGCCCATGTCGCTGCATGCTTCATCGATAAGATTGAGCGCAGGCACGTTGGCGTCTTTCATGCCCACAGTCGGGAAGCCCAGCACCAGCACGCCTTGCTCCTTGTCCAGCGTGAGCTCGCGACGCAGCGGGCTCGCCGTCTGGGTCATGGGCGCGAATCCCGCCGTGGAGCGCGCGCCTTCCGGCAGGCTGGCGAAATGACGTTCCACCAGTGCGCGCATCTCATCCGCTTTCACATCGCCGAAGACGGAGATGATGCCGTTGCCCCCCGTCACGGATTGCTGCCAGATCGAGCGGCAGGAATCGACGGAGAGCTTCTCCACCGTTTCAAGCGTTCCCATGGCAGTGCGCTCATAGGGCAAGGTCGCGAAGATGTCGCGGCGGGCGCAACGCAGCGCCACCGTCAGCGGATCCTCCATTTCTTCACGGATGGCAGCAAGCTGCCGCTTCTGGATCTTCTTCAGGTGAGCCTCGGGGAAGGAAGGGGAAATCAGCAAATCGCCCAGCAGTTCCATGGCGAGGGCCTCATCGCCCTTCATCACCTCTGCACCGGCGAAGAATCGATGCACATCGCCATTCGCCGTCACGGAGCCACCGCGATCTTCCAGCAGCGAACCAATCTGCTCGTCCGTGCGGGTGGCAGTTCCTTTCAGCAGCATCTGCGCGGCCACCTGCGTGGCGCCGGCATTCGCCATGGTCTCCACAGGCACGCCTGCAAGGAACTGCGCGCGCATCGACACCAGCGGAAGGCGCGGATTCTCACCGACCAGGAGCGTGAGTCCATTGCTCAGCACAAAGCGTTGCGCTTCCTCACGCTTCACACCGTTGCCATTCTTTGACTGCTTCTTCAGCGTGCCGGTGGGATGCAGGGATACCCGTGAAAGCGTGGCCTCCGTGAGGTAACGGTTCGCCACATTCGTGACATCACTGACCGTCAGATCGCTGACACGCTGCAGGAAGGTGCGATCGTAGTCCAGATTTCCCACGGCCAGCCAGCTGTGGCCAAGGCTGGACGCCATGCCTCTCGTGGTGCTGCGCATGCGGAGCTGGCCGCTGAGGGTGGCATTCACCGCCTTGTCGAGTTCATCCTTGGTGCAGCCCTGATCCTTGAACTTCTGCAACACGCTCCCGATGGCGGCCTCCGCCTTCACAAGGTCATCACCATCACATTCGGCCTCCAGGGCGAAGACACCACGGTCCAGCGCGGACCATGCACCGGAGCCCACCCAATGGGCCACGCCAAGGCGCTCGCGGAGTTCCACATTCAAACGGGAGCTCCGACCGCTGCCCAGGACAAACCCCAGCACGTCGAGCGCTGGCTTGTCAGGATGAGTGTCGCCATGGATGTGCCAGCCCATGCTGAGGCGTACGATGTCCGTATTGAACTCATGCTCGGCACGACGTGGAGCCACCTGTGTGGGCTCCTCCGGCATCATCACAGGCTCATAGGGACGACGCTCCCAGGAGCCGAAGTGCTGCTCCACCTGCTGTAGCGTCTTTTCCGTATCGACGTCACCCACGATGACGAGGAAACAATTGTTCGGCACATAGTGGCGGTGCACAAAGTGAAGGAGATCATCGCGACTCACCTGATTGAAAATCTGCAGGTGTCCGATGATGGGATGGCGCAGGGGATGCTCGCGGAATGCCGTGGCCTGGAGAAGGTGCTGCACCACGGACTGGGGATCATCATTGTCCATGGCGAACTCACGGCGGATGACCTCCTGCTCCTTGATCAACTCATCCGCATGGAAGGTGGAGCGCCGTGCCATGTCCGAGAGGATGTCCAGATAGCCGTCCACATGCTCAGCCACACCATCGATCCAGTAGACCGTGCGGTTGAAGGTGGTGTAGGCGTTCACATAGCCACCACGAGCCTGGATTTCCTGGGCGATTTCCGGGGCGGTGCGGCGCTCGGTGCCCTTGAAGAACATGTGCTCCACCAAATGCGCCAGGCCCGCGCCAGTCCATTTCTCCTCATGGAGGCTGCCAGCCTTCACCCAAAGCTGGACGGCCGCCAGCGGATGGGAGTGATCCTCAAGGATGATGACTTCAAGGCCATTGGCCAGGGTGCGGAGCTGGGCGGAATTGGGGGGCAGAGTGAACATGCGGTGGAAAAATGACGATGCGGGCAGGGCCGGCCCATAACGAACAGTGAATTTCCCCGGCGGGCAAATTCAGAATGCAAATCGTGGGCGCATTCTCTCCTTCATTCGGCTCCGGGCTCCAGCCGGGCCGGGATGAAGGGCTTTTTCAGCGCCGTCTCGAGATCCACCCCATCGGAAAAATCCTCAATGTTGTCCGTCTCGTTCTTCCGGAAGTAGCCGATTTCGATGAAGTTGTAGACCATGGCGCCCACATTCTCGCTGCTGAGCACCCCCCACTCGCACATGACGAACCATGCCATGGGCCCGAACTGCTGCACGGCGAGGTCCCGCCAGCCCTGCATGAGCTCCTGGCCGGACACGTGGCGGTCTTCCCCCTCGGAGCGATCCAATATCTTGGAGGTATGCTCCAGGGTCTCACAAAGGAAGCCGTATGCCTGGGGAGAGAACCGTGAGTCCTTCCGGCAAACCTCATGCACCGCTAGCTGGAAAGCGATATAGTCCTTCATTCGTGGGGGCGGTGGCCAAGATGATGCATTTGTGCCTCAGGGTCAATTAATCCTGACCCTCATCAACGGGGGGAACTGACTGAATCCCACTCTCTCTGGATTTGGGAATCTCATTGACCGTGACACGACTACGGCAGGATTTCACGACTGCCCCAATCATCAGCACCAGGAAAATGGTGATGAGCAAATGGCGTTCCTGAGGCGAGAACATAGGTGGGTGGCGCAGGCAAGTTTCGCCATACTATGGCAGGCGAAACGTGGCAAGTGCACGGAAGGAATAGCTGCAAAAGAACGCAAAGAGCGCAAAAAGGATGGGGCGGTAGAAGGTGGCGAGCGGTAGGGACGATTCCGGTTAACCGCAAAGAGGCGCAGGGGCAAAGGACGCAGAGGATTGAGAGGATATTGGCGACCGGGTGGGTCTGAGGCTCGGAGGGGGTGGTGCCTCTCGTAGCAGAGGAGGCAGAGACGCAACGAGGGCTTGTGTAAAAAGGACGACTCTGAGGTGACCTCGCGGGCGACGCTACTTGGTTTAATCGCAAAGCAGCCAAAGGTAAGAATGTAGCCCTCTGCCAGCCAGGAAGACAGGTCTCCTGACCGGACAGCGTCCGGCGGGTTTTCCTACCCGCCCGTCCCGCACAACAAACACCTGTGGGAATGAGTTCACCCCTCCGCATCTCCGCCTCCTCTGCTTCGAAAACGCGACCACCCGCTCCCCACATCGCCTACTCAGCACCAAACCCTCCCACCTCTGCGTCCTTTGCCCCTCTGCCTCTTTGCGGTTAACCGGAAGCGTCCTCATCACTCTTCACCCCACTCCCCCTTCTCTCTTTTTGCGTCCTCTGCGTTCTTTTGCGGCCATTCCCCTCCAGCCTTGCCTGTCCCCTGACTCCATTTCCGCATTCCCAAAAACTCCGCACTTTCCACCTTCACCGTCCGCGCTACTGTCGTAACCCCTTCCGTCCCATTTTCATGAGCTCTGAACCCGCTGCCGCCCCCGCTTCCACCGCACCTCGTCTGGACTTCATCCGGGAGATCATCGCTGCGGATGTGCAGGCGGGGAAGAACGGCGGCAAGGTGGTGACCCGCTTTCCCCCGGAGCCCAATGGCTACCTCCACATCGGCCATGCCAAATCCATCACGCTGAATTTCGGCATCGCAGAAGACTTCGCGCCGAATTCCCAGTGCAACCTCCGCTTCGACGATACGAACCCCACCAAGGAGGAAACCGAGTACGTGGACTCCATCATGGAGGACGTACGCTGGCTGGGCTACGACTGGGGGAAGAATCTTTTCTACGCGAGCGACTTCTTCGGGAAGCTCTATGAATTCGCCGAGCAACTCATCACCAAGGGGCTCGCCTTCGTCTGCGACCTGAATGGGGAGCAGGTGCGCCAGTACCGCGGCACCCTCACGGAGCCCGGCAAGCCCAGTCCCTTCCGTGACCGCAGTGTGGAGGAGAACTTGGACCTCTTCCGCCGCATGCGTGCGGGTGAGTTTGAGGACGGCTCACGCACCCTCCGGGCAAAGATCGACATGGCCAGCCCGAACCTGAACATGCGGGACCCGGTCATCTACCGCATCCTCCACGCACACCATCACCGCACGGGGGACGCCTGGTGCATCTACCCGATGTACGACTACGCGCATCCTCTCTGCGATGCGCTGGAGGGTGTGACCCATTCCATCTGCACCCTGGAGTTTGAGGACCATCGCCCCCTCTATGACTGGCTGATCGCAAACGTGGATGGCCTGCCCAGCCACCCCATCCAGCGCGAGTTTTCCCGCCTCAATCTGAACTGGACGGTGATGAGCAAGCGCAAGCTGCTGCGCCTCGTGAAGGAAGGCTACGTCTCCGGTTGGGATGATCCCCGCATGCCGACCCTCAGTGGCATTCGCCGCCGTGGCTATACCCCGGCTGCCATGAAGGTCTTCAGCAAGGGCGTCGGAGTTACCAAGTTCAAGGCGCTCACTGATTACAGCGTGCTGGAGAATGCCGTGCGCGAAGATCTGAACAAGGTCTCGCTGCGCCGCATGGCCGTGCTCAAACCCATCAAGCTCGTCATCACGAACTACCCTGAGGACAAGGTGGAATTTGTAGACGTGCCGAACAATCCCGAGGATCCGAATGCGGGCACGCGCCCGGTGCCCCTCAGCCGTGAGGTATACATCGATGCGGATGACTTCGCCGAAGTGCCTCCGCAGGGCTGGCGCCGCTTCACCCACGGGGCGGAAGTCCGCCTGACGAATGCCTTCTGCGTCATCTGCACCGACATCATCAAGGACGAGTCCGGCAAGGT
The Roseimicrobium gellanilyticum DNA segment above includes these coding regions:
- a CDS encoding M16 family metallopeptidase, yielding MFTLPPNSAQLRTLANGLEVIILEDHSHPLAAVQLWVKAGSLHEEKWTGAGLAHLVEHMFFKGTERRTAPEIAQEIQARGGYVNAYTTFNRTVYWIDGVAEHVDGYLDILSDMARRSTFHADELIKEQEVIRREFAMDNDDPQSVVQHLLQATAFREHPLRHPIIGHLQIFNQVSRDDLLHFVHRHYVPNNCFLVIVGDVDTEKTLQQVEQHFGSWERRPYEPVMMPEEPTQVAPRRAEHEFNTDIVRLSMGWHIHGDTHPDKPALDVLGFVLGSGRSSRLNVELRERLGVAHWVGSGAWSALDRGVFALEAECDGDDLVKAEAAIGSVLQKFKDQGCTKDELDKAVNATLSGQLRMRSTTRGMASSLGHSWLAVGNLDYDRTFLQRVSDLTVSDVTNVANRYLTEATLSRVSLHPTGTLKKQSKNGNGVKREEAQRFVLSNGLTLLVGENPRLPLVSMRAQFLAGVPVETMANAGATQVAAQMLLKGTATRTDEQIGSLLEDRGGSVTANGDVHRFFAGAEVMKGDEALAMELLGDLLISPSFPEAHLKKIQKRQLAAIREEMEDPLTVALRCARRDIFATLPYERTAMGTLETVEKLSVDSCRSIWQQSVTGGNGIISVFGDVKADEMRALVERHFASLPEGARSTAGFAPMTQTASPLRRELTLDKEQGVLVLGFPTVGMKDANVPALNLIDEACSDMGSRLFNHIREKMGLAYYVGAQAFHALGAGAFYFYVGCDPKKLDLVEEELRKQIADLAAGGLESAEFQRAKTTWKSSWLRQQQGNGAMADALGWDELNGFGFRHHAKLPEILESVTEAQVKDVAARFFDPAKAFTVRVKP
- a CDS encoding Minf_1886 family protein; the protein is MKDYIAFQLAVHEVCRKDSRFSPQAYGFLCETLEHTSKILDRSEGEDRHVSGQELMQGWRDLAVQQFGPMAWFVMCEWGVLSSENVGAMVYNFIEIGYFRKNETDNIEDFSDGVDLETALKKPFIPARLEPGAE
- a CDS encoding glutamine--tRNA ligase/YqeY domain fusion protein, giving the protein MSSEPAAAPASTAPRLDFIREIIAADVQAGKNGGKVVTRFPPEPNGYLHIGHAKSITLNFGIAEDFAPNSQCNLRFDDTNPTKEETEYVDSIMEDVRWLGYDWGKNLFYASDFFGKLYEFAEQLITKGLAFVCDLNGEQVRQYRGTLTEPGKPSPFRDRSVEENLDLFRRMRAGEFEDGSRTLRAKIDMASPNLNMRDPVIYRILHAHHHRTGDAWCIYPMYDYAHPLCDALEGVTHSICTLEFEDHRPLYDWLIANVDGLPSHPIQREFSRLNLNWTVMSKRKLLRLVKEGYVSGWDDPRMPTLSGIRRRGYTPAAMKVFSKGVGVTKFKALTDYSVLENAVREDLNKVSLRRMAVLKPIKLVITNYPEDKVEFVDVPNNPEDPNAGTRPVPLSREVYIDADDFAEVPPQGWRRFTHGAEVRLTNAFCVICTDIIKDESGKVVELRGTYDDNTRHGKNPEGRPKVKAAVHWVSAKHAVSAEVRLYDRLFTVDDPDAAAGEGGDFIEFLNANSLEVLTEAKLEPSIAEAGPGEHYQFIRVGYFFVDPKDSSAGKPVFSRTVGLRDAFAPKK